The genome window GGCAATCAACAGGTCGTAATAGCCGGTTGCAAGCGCCGACATCACGTTACCCAGGGTGAAAATGGCCATAAGCCCGACCAGCAAGTGACGACGGGGAATCTTGCCGGTGGTCAAGATCATCAGTGGCGCACCGAGCAATACCCCCAGGGCATAGGCACTGACCAGCAACCCTGCGGTGGGAATCGAAACGCCAAGGTCATTGGCGATGGTGGGCAACATGCCCATGGGCGCGAACTCAGTGACGCCAATGCCAAAGGCACCGACAGCCAGGGCTACAAGGGGTGGATTGATACGCATGGAAGACTCCTCATTTATGCCGCAAATGCTACGATCAACGCTTTAACGGCACTAGACCGTATAATTGGCAATCACCTTTGCGCGCGAGGCAAAAATGGATTTCAACGGTAGGTCGGGTGAGATGGCGGTATTCGCGATGGTGGCGCAGGAAGGCAGCCTGTCGGCAGCAGCGCGGGCATTACGTTTGACGCCCTCGGCCGTCAGCCGCGTCATCGCACGCACCGAACAACGCCTGGGCACCCGTCTGTTGATTCGCACGACCCGCGCCCTCGCCTTCACCGCCGAAGGCGAGGCGTACCTGCGCGGCGCCCGGCGCATCCTGGCCGACATGGCGGAAGTCGAAGAGGCCATCGCCGACCAGGGCGCGCCCAAAGGCCGGCTGCGGGTCAGTGCGGCCCTGGGCCACGGCCGCATGGCCATCGTGCCGTTGGTGGCGGCGTTCAGCGCCCGCTACCCAAACATTGTGGTGGACCTGACCTTGGGCGACGAAGTGGTCGACATCCTCGGCGGCCAGGCTGACATCGCGATCCGCTTTGGCGACCTGCCAGACAGCCCGCTGACCGCGCGGCGCATCGGCGACACTGGCCAGGTCCTGGTGGCGTCGCCGGAGTACCTTGCGCAACACGGCACGCCTCTGGAACCCAACGACTTGCTGCGCCACAACTGTCTGCGCTTCAACTTCCGCCGCGCCCAATCCGACTGGCCCTTCGCCCGTGACGGTAGGGAGTTCTCCCTGAAGATAAACGGCAATATCGAATGCAGCAGTGGCGAAGCCCTCGCTCAACTGGCGCGATTAGGCGCCGGTATTGCACGTATCGGCGAGTTCACGGTTGCACAAGACCTGCAACGCGGTGACCTGGTGCGCCTGCTGGAATCCTGGAACCCCGGCGACCGGGAGCCGATCCATGTGGTGTTTGTCGGTGGCGCGAGCATGCCGGCGCGGATCCGCGTGTTTGTGGACTTTTTGCTGGAGCATCACCGGCTATAAACGCGCGGGCTTGTGCAGCCGCTCAAGTACCTCGTCAGCTGCCTCGCGCCATGCCTGCGTTGCGCCTTTGTTTCTCAACACCGCCAACCCAGCCGCCGTAAAGGTGCCCGGTGTCGCAATCGCGCTACCCAACGCTTCCAGACTCGCGGAGGGCTGGTGGCGGGCGCTGGCCAGACAGTCTTGCAGGTTGCCCATCACCAGTTGGGCGGCCTGGTCATTGGACAGGCCTTTGTCGGTAAACCACTGCTGAAGATCACTCAGGAAGAAATAGAACCAGCCATTCATGCAGGCCGCGACAGTGGCCAGTTCGAACGCCTCTTCCTCGTCCAGTACAACCAATGAACCGAGCGCGCCCAGCAGCGTTGCATGGGGTTCGCCACCGGGCGTGACCACCACGGTCGTCTGGTTGATCTGCGCGGCGTAGGACAGCATGGCGCGCACCACACGCGCCTGCGGGAAGCGGCGTTGAAGCTCGGCCAGCTTCAATCCCGCCACCAACGACACCAGCGTTTGCTCAGGTCTGAGCTGCACTTCATTCGAAAGCTGATCGACCACCTCCGGGCGCACGCCCAGGACCAACAAGTCCGCCCCATCGACCACCTGCTGATTGTCAGCCATCACCTCACAGTCCCACTGTTCAGCGAGTTGCTGCGCACGTTGGTGGTTTCGCGGGGACAGCAGCACCCGCCCGCCAAACCCGCTGCGCCGCAGGCCGATCACCACCTTTTCCGTCAGCTCACCGACGCCCAGGATTCCAATCTTCAGCACGCTGTCCACTCCGGTCAGTTCTGTAGTCGGGTGCATCATAGGCATGATTCCCGTCTTCATGCAGGCAGGCGTTCACGCTACACTCGCCGCTCGAAAAGATCAGCCAGGAAGGCAAGCATGAGCACTCAAGGTAAAGACCGGCAAATCGACAACATCGAATTCAACGTCAGCGATATTGCCCGCAGCAAAGCCTTCTACGGCGGCGCGTTCGGCTGGACATTCGTTGACTACGGCCCCACCTACACGGAGTTCAGCGACGGGCGCCTGACAGGCGGGTTCACCACGGGGGAGCCGGTTCGGCCGGGTGGGCCTCTGGTCATTTTGTACGCCGATGACCTCAATGCCACGCAGCAGCGGCTTAAAGCCCTGGGTGCAGTCATCACCCGCGAGACATTTTCGTTCCCCGGTGGACGCAGATTCCACTTCACAGACCCGGATGGCTATGAACTGGCAGTTTGGAACGCCGGTCAATAGGCCTCGACCCGACGCTCAGGCGAAGGCATCAATCGCTCTCCCTCAAGCCCTACCCTCACAGGATATGAAGGTTACCCATGCGCTCTCTGTTTCCCCTGGCCCTCAGCTTGACGCTTATCGGCTGCGCCACCACTAAAACCGACGTTCGCAACGAAGCACAAATCAGCCAATACGACCCGGCCAACTCAGCCCGAATCCGGTTTATTACGGGTGACACCACCAACGCGGGTTTCCTCAGCGGCCAGACGTGCGAGATGTTTTACAACAAGTCCCTGCTGACCCAAACACCCGAAGAAGCCGGGTGGCAAAAAGCCCATGTCGACTCGGCGGGGCTCTACCCGTTCAGGGCCACTGACAGCCAGAACAGCGTGATTGGTATGCCTGCCAGCAAGGCGAGCAAAGCCATCAACCAATCGCCCAAAGTGTTTGACGAGCATGTCATTCCAGCGGGTAAACCCTTTATTGCAGGGTTCGCCATGGGCGGTTCGCAAATGTCCTGCTTTCCCGCGCCTGTCACACTCATTCCCGAACCCGGTAAAGACTATGAAATGGAATTTCAGCTGGTCAAAATCAGCACGTTCAAGGCCGGTTGCGTGATTGCCGTTCGCCAACTCTCTGTTCAGGACAACAACACGGTTGAAACACCGCTCAGGCCGCAAGTGTGTGCCAAAACCCCGTCGGGTTGGTACACCGTCACCCCGAAACCTTTGCCCTGAAATGCCAGGGCAGGACATCTCCCTGACCTGGCACCCGGCTTGTATTCATGGAGGAAAAATGCGGCTCTACATCACAGGTGCATCGTGCGCGGGCGTCACCACGCTGGGTCACAACCTCGCCACGCGGCTCGGTATACGACACGTCGACGTCGATGATTTTTACTGGATGCCCACAAACCCTCCATTCACAACCAAGCGATCTCCCAGCGACCGCGTTTGCCTGATGCAACAAGCACTCGGTGACGACGGCTGGGTGCTGAGTGGCTCCTGCATGGTCTGGGGCGATGCGCTGATTGCCGATGCCGACCTGATTGTCTTTGTGGTCACACCTACGCCCGTTCGCCTCGAACGGTTGACGGCCCGCGAAAAGGCACGCTTTGGCGATCGGATCGCACCCGATGGTGACATGCATGCGATACACGTGGCCTTTCGGGAATGGGCTTCGCACTACGACGACCCGAATTTCTCAGGGCGCAACCGGGCGTGGCACGAATCATGGCTGTCACAGCAGACAGTACCGGTCTTACGGATTGACGGGATGCGGGGTGCTGAACAAATGGCCGCCGAAGTCGCTCAGGCGGTGTCGCAAATGCCGAAACAGCTCAAAACATGAACGGCTGAGGCTGTCCAACGACTTCCACTCCCCTTATCCTCACACTTCCCCGCCCCCGCGAACCCGGAGCCGCCATGGACCTCGCCACCCTCGCCCTTTTCCTCCCCGCCTGCTTCGCCCTGAACATGGCGCCGGGCCCGAACAATTTGCTCTCCGTGAGCAACTCCACCCGCTACGGCTACCGCACGTCATGCCTAGCGGGCATTGGCCGCTTGCTGGCCTTCGCCGGCATGATCGCCCTCGCCTCCGCAGGGTTGGCAGTGGTGCTGCAAACGTCGGAGTTGTTGTTCTACGGGATCAAGATTCTGGGGGCGGCGTATCTGTTTTATCTGGCGTTTCAGTTGTGGCGGGCTAATCCGGAGGCAGAGGCACAGTCCGCGACGGCCAAGGTGGGATTGTGGGCGTTGGCACGGCAGGAGTTTTTGGTGGCAGCGGGTAATCCTGACGATTGCCTATATAACTTTGCGCAGCGGCGTACTTTCAACCAGCCAACATCCTGATACCCTTTCCTCTTCACGGAGGAAATACCATGCCAAACTCAGATCTGCCCCCTTCCTGCTGTTCAAACTTCAAATTAGACAGGTAGTCCAATGAAGCCTGAAATCCGCCAACGCTATTCGCGACTTCAACCGCTTTCCGTACAGGAGCGAACAGAATTGGCTATCCAAGCATTCGGCTTTTTCTCACCTGTATCGTACTCAACAAATTTGCAGGTCCTTGGTCTACCGAACAACACACCTGGTTCCTCGCGCCCCTTCTCAGTTCATGAGTTCCTGACATTCCTTGAAAAAACCGAATTTCTAACCGAACCACTGCGGTATGTGCTGCCAGTCAGAACGCTGCTAGATGCCATGGAGCGAGAGGGACTGCTTGTAGCGATGGGCCTAAGCAGCTTTGTCATGGCACCCAAGACGTATTACGCCTTCAAAGAACTGACGAATAGAGAACGTTTGGGAATCGCTTGGCTTGCCCCCGTGCTGGGCCCAGAATTTTTACACTCATACCACGGAGAATTCACAGTCCACATCATTGGTGATTCGAAAGGAGACGAACGAGGCGGAACTGGGTTCATTATCTCAGATCGGCATGTACTCACCTGCGCGCATGTTCTCAAGGAAATGACCGTCCGCCCCCAACAAACCTTTCAAGGAATCGACTGTGAAATTAGAGCTTGCTACCCACACGAGTCAGTTGATGTAGGGATCATTGAGCTGTCAAAACCAGTGCTAAGAAGTAGCTCGTCGATTGGCTTTCGAGACCCTGTGATCGGGGAGCGCCTATGTCTATTGGGTTACCCTCCGGTACCGATGTCTTGCGAAGCTCCACTCATCTTGCAAGGTGGTGAAATAGTCAATGATGGTGTGGCAGACATAAGGCATCAGAAGTCATTCCTGTATTCGGCAATTGCGCGCCCTGGCAACAGCGGCGGACCGGTGATTTCCCACTCTGGGCACATTCTTGGAATTGTCACGGAGGACCGAGTCGATCCAGATAAACCCCACGCTTTGTTCTATGCAGGAATTTCGACCTCGACAATCGCTAGCGCGTTAGCCGAGCTTCCAATCAGTGTGTATCTTCCCATTGAAACCTATGAATAATGGTGTGAAGGACGGCGAAGGAATACGGGGCGGCTATCGAATAGCGTCAGATTCAAGCTGGGCGCCTGCAAGCCAAGCGATGGTCAATGTTAGCTTGTATGACGGACTGCTTTCGGTCAGGAGCGGTCGCTCACAGACCGAAGGGCTTATCCCTATAAAATGACGTAATATCCAGAGCAGGATGTGTCATTTGAAAGGACTCGCCCTCAAATAAATGGCGCCGGTTTTTTGGTGCTTTCAGCACGCCATCTTCAGACTTCTGCCCATGAGCTCTATTCTTTATTTACCGCGCAAAATATCCAGCAGTGACGTTGCTTACACTGAAGATGAGCTTCTAGTTACGTCAAGTTACGTCGTTGTTCTGGCCGAACCAGGTGGTGGAAAAACTGAGTTAATGCGTAGTTTGGCCCGGAAGCTGGGCACTTCTAGCGTGACAGCGAACAAATTCAAACGTATAGGCCCAGGCGCTAATAACTCTCCGCTCGTGATCGACGCGTTTGACGAGTTAGCTAAAATCGATCAAACCGGTATTCACGACCTCCTGGCGAATGCGAGTAAAGCAAAGCCAACGCACGTGATCATCTCTAGCCGATCCAGCGAATGGGGGACCGCAGCCACAAGCGCATTCGAAGAGTACTTCGGATTCTCACCGCTCCTAGTGAGGCTGGTCGAGTTTGAGGAAGAAGAACAGCGGGAAATTTTTCATCACCATGTGCCGGGTGAGGATTTCGCAACATTCCAAGCGGAAGTCACTCGATTTGATTTAGAAGCACTACTACCCAATCCCCAGTTCTTAAAGATGTTCGCAGACGCTTACATCGAAAGTGGCAGACATTTCACAGACAAGCGAAGCATTTTTTCCCAAGCGGTCGAGCGCCTAGCAAAGGAGGCGAATGCCACCGTGGCGAAGACCGGCCATACCCTTTCGATCGCACAAAAGGTTGACCTGTCGTCTGAGGTATTCGCCAAGCTTTTGCTTTCAGGTGCAGATGGCATAGGAACGAGCGAAGCGACAGCAGACCGAATTTATCCACTACTAGCGTCAATGTTCGAAAACACCACCGTAGCTGAAGGCATCCTCGCGACTAGACTTTTCAAGCCCGGAGACAGCGCAGATCAGCATCGACCGGTTCACAAGATCGTCGTCGAATACTGTGCTGCGGATTACCTAGCCAAGCGAATAGCTGATCCGACGGACCATCTTACGATCCATAAATGCCTACCCATAATCGCTCCAAACACCATTGTACGGGACGAATTACGAGGGCTGCTGGGTTGGTTGGCCGCGTTAGGCAACAAGTATATTCAGGAATCAGCAATCGAACTTGACCCCTATGCAGTACTAGCGAACGGCGATCCTTCTCAACTTGAACAGTCCTCAAAGCGCCTGCTCATAAGGCGCTTAAAAGATGTGGAAAAGAGAGATCCGTATTTCCGAAGGGGAGATTCTTGGCGTCGGTTCAGTGCTGCAGGTTTCTTCACCCAAGACGTCATGAAGGAAATCAAGCCTCTCCTTGCATCTGGAAACGATGGGCACTTACGTGATCTGATCCTCGAACTTTTGGTGGGATCACCAGCGATTACGCATTTAACAAATGAATTACGTCAGCTCGTATTGGACCCAAGCCAGAGCGAACGCACTCGATTTTTGGCCAACAGATGTCTACTCGATTTGATCGGACATGATCATCACGCCGATGTATCGATTCTGGTTGCTGAGGCAAGCGAAACTTCGCTTAAGATTGTAGCGGACATAATAACAACCGTAGGTCCTGAAAGATTCGATATTTCTCACTTGTCGGATTTTTTTCGCACCTGTACGGAACTATATCCTGCCTCTGAAGAACGTTTAGAACGGACAGTTGGCACTCGCTACTTTATCAAAAAACTTGTAGACAGCTTAGATTTAAATTTGATCAACCCTCTATTGGATGAATTATCTAAAGGAGTGACCTGCGTTTGCGGTAAAAAGCGTTATGCTTGCTACTGCCGAGATGGTATATGCAAGATTATTGGATTAATGCTAGATAGGTATTTTGAATTAGAGTCTGCGCCATTTGATCCTGAGAAAGTATGGGGCTGGCTCGAAAATTTAAATTACCATCATCAACAAGCAGCGAGCGGTAGTACTTCTGTAAAAATACTTCAAAGCGACCATAACTTGCGCCAAGGGATTATGGCTCACGTTTTCAAAACGATTACTGACAGAGAGAGAATTTTTAAGACCAGAATAGAAAAGTTTGAGTTCTATGCTCACTCAGGCCTTCAATTCCAATCTAAAGATTACGAGTTTATAGTAAACCTCGCATTTGAACTCGAAAACCCCAAGCTTTGGGCTAGTTTTATCGCCACACATCAACGCTATCGCTACAAAACAGAAGTAGGATCAAACTACTTAAGAAGACGCATGCGCGAACAGTCTTTAGAAAAGCCTGAATTCATGGTTGAATGGGTGCGATCTAACAGAGCTTATTCGCAAATGGCAAAGAACACTCGACTGCCGCGCCTGAATCGCAAGGCGAAACGCCGTCAGCGGCAACGAAACGAGAGGAGTGCAGCGAATATTCAGTATTACCAGGCCAATCGAGTGCTAATAGAAAGCGGTGCCGATTGGCAATGCCTTGTCTACTTTGCAGAATTAGTTCTTATGAATCCCGATCGGATTGAGGAGCAAGTTGGAGACGCGGCATTAGTTTGTACTGCCCTCAGAAACTGTATAAATTTTATCGCGCTGAAAATTCCCGATCTATTAGAATTTGCACAGTTACAGTGTTCAGGGGAAATATTGCATGCAGAAATGGTCCTTCTAGCAGCTTGCCTAGAGATCATGCGTGTGGATGGTAATTTGGATAGTGTTGATTTGCGGTTATTGACCGCGCTACGGACCAGTATTGATCGATCCTACAGCTCAGTGATCGAAGAAGAACGCAACGCTCTAAAGTCTGAAATTGATCGTCTCATTTTTGCAGACTCATCGAGTGCAGAGCACTATCTCCGTCAGTACCTAGAGCCTCAGTTGGCACAGAAAGGCTGCTGCAACCCGGATATTTGGCTTTTGAGCGATGACGAGATTTTCAGCCATCTACGGGCGGAGCTTTCAATAGAGTGGCTTGCGCGCTTCTCTGAGTTAGACATTGGCACTTTAGAAAAGCTTTTTGAGATTGCGGCTCAGTTTGGTGATCGTAGTGATCTTCAAAAAATAATCGCAGAGCGTTGCGAAAATATAATGTCCGACAGGCCGGAGCCCACAGATGATGAGTACGTAGAGAGAAAGCGCATCTTCTGGCTCGTTCGAGCATTTTATTTTATAAAAGATACCTGTGGCACATATTGGAATTGGCTCAAATCTGATAGGGATACAGTATTTTCACTTAATGTTCGTTCCGGACGCTTCAATCGCGGCGAAAATTCTTATTGGCCAGTACTTACGGCAAATAAAGTGGAGGCCATTCTCGACGCTTTTATCGATAAATGGCCTAAAGTTCATCTGCCGAGCCACTGGGGAACGGGGAGTCCTAGCGAGGAGGTCGCATATCGTTTTTTGACTGATATAGTCTGGTTGATACACTCAGATGATGCTAGCGAGGCCATCCTTGTCTTAAATCGTCTTTTGGGCGATGCGCGTTTTATAAATATGCACAACGACCTTAAGAGCTTATTAGCCAGTAAAGTCAGACAACAAGCGCTGAGAGATTTTGAACCGCCTTCTCCTCAAGAAATCATCGAACTGCTGGATCGCGACACTGTTGTGAACGTCGAGGGCTTACGCAAACTAGTCCTCCAAGAACTTCAAGATTTTCAGAAAGCTATAGACGGTGGAGAGTTCAATCCAGCTGACCGCTTTTACGATGGTGGTAAGCGTTTGGGCGAAGTCAAGGCCACCGAGGTCATTGCTGAGCGTCTAAGTCTCAGACTCGGACCATTAGGCATCGTAATAACTTCTGAGCATCAGATGAAAAGTGAAAATCGCACCGACTTCACTGCGACCAAGATCATTGGTGGGAAAAGAAGGTTGCTTGTGGTTGAGGTAAAAGGTCAGTGGCATAAAGAACTATACACAGCCGCATCTGCGCAATTGTATGACCGATATTCCATCCACCCCGACGCAGAGCAACAGGGAATTTATCTTGTGATCTGGTTTGGCGGCGATGAACTGGTCGCAAACAAAAAAAATACAACCATAAACTCCGCTCCGGAACTGAAGACCAGCATCGAACAGACGCTCCCGCCAGAGCTAGTTGGGCTAATTGATGTGTTCGTCTTGGACGTTTCCGGGTCCTAAAATTATGCTTGGAACGCGGAGCCGAAGACTATATGCAGCAGGCCTAGGAGACACGAAGAACACCACTCCGCATGACGGAGGTTGTCAATTACATCCGACAACCTCGGCCATTTTCTTTCCGAAAAGGGGACAGATTTGTTTTTATATCACTGTCCGCTTTTGGCCGAAAGCTGCCGCTACCTACAGACTACAGACCAGAGCTGATCAAGCTTCGTCGTATAACTTTGGCTCATCATATCGCGGCGCATGCCCCAATCAGGATCTGCCGGCACACAAGCCGAGCGCAGCGTTCCCCTACCCCATCGCTCATTGATCAGGTCCATGACTGTCATCACCCGAGTCGCCTCCGCCGGCTGTGATAGAGCAAACAAATCATCGGTGTACTCACCGAGCTGGCAGAGATTCAGTAACATCACCTCAGCCTTGCTGTACTTAAAACCTGGTCGAAATATCCGTTCAAGCGCACCTACCGCCGCTTGAGTCAGCAGCCGCACGTCTTCAGTGGGGTACGGCATATCCACCACCACCCCATTGGCATACTTCGCCTCCTCTGGGTTGAACATGCCAGTGCGGATGCACACGCGTACCTTCTTGCACAGCGAGCCCTGGGAGCGGAGCTTCTCAGAGGCACGCATCATGTAGGTGGCCACCGCCTCCTTGATGGGCGGCAGCTCTGTCAGCCTCATGCCGAACATGCGGCTGCAGCAGATCTCCTGCTTCGGCGGATCCGGCTCATCCAGCTCCAGGCAAGGCGTGCCGCTCAACTCCCTGGCCGTCTTCTCGATCACAATGCTGAACTTCTTACGGAGCGTCCACGGATCGGCCTTTGCCAGGTCCATAGCCGACTTGATACCCATGGCATCAAGATGGAGTTTCATCTTGCGGCCAACGCCCCACACTTCCGCCACGTCCGTATTGCGTAGTACCCAGTCACGTTTAACCGGATCGGTGATGTTGACCACCCCACCGGTTTGGGACTGCAGGCGCTTCGCGGTGTGGTTTGCAAGCTTCGCCAGGGTCTTTGTGTGAGCGATACCAACACCGACAGGGATACCAGTGCAGCGAAGCACCTGCGCGCGAATCTGCCGGCCTAAAGCATCCAGCTCACCGATACCAGTCAGATCGGCGAACGCCTCGTCGATGCTGTACACCTCGACTGCCGGCACCATCGCCTCGATCAGGCTCATCACGCGCTCGCTCATGTCGCCGTACAGTGCATAGTTGGAGGAGAACGGGACGATGCCGTGCTGCTTGAGCTTGTGCTTGATCTGGAAATACGGCTCGCCCATTTTGATGAAGGGTTTGGCGTCGTAGCTCCGTGCGATGACACAGCCGTCGTTATTGCTCAGCACCACGATGGGCACCTTCGCCAGGTCGGGCCGGAATACCCGCTCGCAACTGGCATAGAAGCTGTTGCAGTCGATCAGTGCGAAGGTTGGCTGCTGCTTAGACATGACTGCGCACGGTGCTGGTAATCACGCCCCAGATCGATAGCTCGTCGCCTTCGAGAACGTAGCGTGCCGGGAACTTGGGGTTTTCGGAAAGCAGGACCACTTCCCGGCCGCGCTTGCATAGGCGCTTACACACAGGCTCGTTGTTCAGCAGCGCCACGACCACATGCCCATGGATCGGCTCAATGGCACGGTCTACCACGGCCAGGTCACCATCGAAGATCCCAACGCCCTGCATGCTCTCACCGGTGATTGCCACCAGGTACACGTGGGGCGCTCGGATATTCAGGACCTCATCCAATGAGATGTGCTGCTCAATGTGGTCCGCTGCCGGCGAAGGAAAACCGGCCGGGACCTGGAACGAGCACAACGGCAACTTCGCGCCGACCTCAGCGATGGGACCTAGAATGGTGAAGCTCATGATGCGGCCTTTTACATTTACTGTATGAATGTACAGTTAACTTTGTAGGACGCTTGCGGTCAATTTTTCTGTAGGGGATTTCGACAGATGGCGACGCGTGTAGTGTTTTCTGATGCTGGCGTACTCCGTGAAGCTCCTCAAATCAGTTCCTCAACATTCGCGTTTGCCCAAGGCGTAAGCATTCCCGTCCTTCTCTTACCACCTTCCGGTTGCCCCCCAAACCCAATGCCGCTTATAGTCCGCCCCGTCGCCCACATGGCGAACAGGTTTGGCGACCTGACTATCGGATGCAAAAGCACTGCGCTTTTTGTAGAGGCTGTTGCACGCCTGCAAAGCTGTCTTAATGGCGGCTGTGCGCGGGAGACCTTCGGGTCTGCCGGGTTTTCCGATACCGGTTCGCCAACCTGCGTACAGCTGTCACCCTTTCGTTTGGCGACGACTGAGTGGCGGTCAACTACTGCACTTATCGGAGTTTTCAAGATGGAACGATATATCCCTCTGACTGGAATCGATCTGGTTCCCGCCTCTTTGCTCATTGATTCAGAAGCGCCGCTCGATGTGCTGCAAGCGATGGCGGATTACCGCATCCGCACCGTGACTCAAGTACTGGAAAACATTGCCTTTCGCAGCGAGTTGGAAACAGATTCCGTAGTGCTTTCTGACTTTGCACAATTGCTGGCAATCCCTTTGCGTGACGGCTGCGACCTGATGGACATCATCGGTCAACGGCTGCGCGCCGAGGTTTCAACCCCCAAAGAAGCACCTGCAAGCCAGAGCTAAGCTGAGCCGCGCGCGTTGGTGTCGTCTTAGACCCAACGCGCGCATTGTCCAACCGCCCCGCTCCCCTTATCCTCACCCCTACCCGCCCCCGCGAACCCGGAGCCGCCATGGACCTCGCCACCCTCGCCCTTTTCCTCCCCGCCTGCTTCGCCCTGAACATGGCGCCGGGCCCGAACAACCTGCTGTCCGTCAGCAACTCCACCCGCTACGGCTACCGCACGTCATGCCTTGCGGGCATTGGCCGCCT of Pseudomonas azotoformans contains these proteins:
- a CDS encoding LysR family transcriptional regulator produces the protein MDFNGRSGEMAVFAMVAQEGSLSAAARALRLTPSAVSRVIARTEQRLGTRLLIRTTRALAFTAEGEAYLRGARRILADMAEVEEAIADQGAPKGRLRVSAALGHGRMAIVPLVAAFSARYPNIVVDLTLGDEVVDILGGQADIAIRFGDLPDSPLTARRIGDTGQVLVASPEYLAQHGTPLEPNDLLRHNCLRFNFRRAQSDWPFARDGREFSLKINGNIECSSGEALAQLARLGAGIARIGEFTVAQDLQRGDLVRLLESWNPGDREPIHVVFVGGASMPARIRVFVDFLLEHHRL
- a CDS encoding NAD(P)-binding domain-containing protein, giving the protein MLKIGILGVGELTEKVVIGLRRSGFGGRVLLSPRNHQRAQQLAEQWDCEVMADNQQVVDGADLLVLGVRPEVVDQLSNEVQLRPEQTLVSLVAGLKLAELQRRFPQARVVRAMLSYAAQINQTTVVVTPGGEPHATLLGALGSLVVLDEEEAFELATVAACMNGWFYFFLSDLQQWFTDKGLSNDQAAQLVMGNLQDCLASARHQPSASLEALGSAIATPGTFTAAGLAVLRNKGATQAWREAADEVLERLHKPARL
- a CDS encoding VOC family protein, with the translated sequence MSTQGKDRQIDNIEFNVSDIARSKAFYGGAFGWTFVDYGPTYTEFSDGRLTGGFTTGEPVRPGGPLVILYADDLNATQQRLKALGAVITRETFSFPGGRRFHFTDPDGYELAVWNAGQ
- a CDS encoding ATP-binding protein — its product is MRLYITGASCAGVTTLGHNLATRLGIRHVDVDDFYWMPTNPPFTTKRSPSDRVCLMQQALGDDGWVLSGSCMVWGDALIADADLIVFVVTPTPVRLERLTAREKARFGDRIAPDGDMHAIHVAFREWASHYDDPNFSGRNRAWHESWLSQQTVPVLRIDGMRGAEQMAAEVAQAVSQMPKQLKT
- a CDS encoding S1 family peptidase; its protein translation is MKPEIRQRYSRLQPLSVQERTELAIQAFGFFSPVSYSTNLQVLGLPNNTPGSSRPFSVHEFLTFLEKTEFLTEPLRYVLPVRTLLDAMEREGLLVAMGLSSFVMAPKTYYAFKELTNRERLGIAWLAPVLGPEFLHSYHGEFTVHIIGDSKGDERGGTGFIISDRHVLTCAHVLKEMTVRPQQTFQGIDCEIRACYPHESVDVGIIELSKPVLRSSSSIGFRDPVIGERLCLLGYPPVPMSCEAPLILQGGEIVNDGVADIRHQKSFLYSAIARPGNSGGPVISHSGHILGIVTEDRVDPDKPHALFYAGISTSTIASALAELPISVYLPIETYE
- a CDS encoding NACHT domain-containing protein; protein product: MSSILYLPRKISSSDVAYTEDELLVTSSYVVVLAEPGGGKTELMRSLARKLGTSSVTANKFKRIGPGANNSPLVIDAFDELAKIDQTGIHDLLANASKAKPTHVIISSRSSEWGTAATSAFEEYFGFSPLLVRLVEFEEEEQREIFHHHVPGEDFATFQAEVTRFDLEALLPNPQFLKMFADAYIESGRHFTDKRSIFSQAVERLAKEANATVAKTGHTLSIAQKVDLSSEVFAKLLLSGADGIGTSEATADRIYPLLASMFENTTVAEGILATRLFKPGDSADQHRPVHKIVVEYCAADYLAKRIADPTDHLTIHKCLPIIAPNTIVRDELRGLLGWLAALGNKYIQESAIELDPYAVLANGDPSQLEQSSKRLLIRRLKDVEKRDPYFRRGDSWRRFSAAGFFTQDVMKEIKPLLASGNDGHLRDLILELLVGSPAITHLTNELRQLVLDPSQSERTRFLANRCLLDLIGHDHHADVSILVAEASETSLKIVADIITTVGPERFDISHLSDFFRTCTELYPASEERLERTVGTRYFIKKLVDSLDLNLINPLLDELSKGVTCVCGKKRYACYCRDGICKIIGLMLDRYFELESAPFDPEKVWGWLENLNYHHQQAASGSTSVKILQSDHNLRQGIMAHVFKTITDRERIFKTRIEKFEFYAHSGLQFQSKDYEFIVNLAFELENPKLWASFIATHQRYRYKTEVGSNYLRRRMREQSLEKPEFMVEWVRSNRAYSQMAKNTRLPRLNRKAKRRQRQRNERSAANIQYYQANRVLIESGADWQCLVYFAELVLMNPDRIEEQVGDAALVCTALRNCINFIALKIPDLLEFAQLQCSGEILHAEMVLLAACLEIMRVDGNLDSVDLRLLTALRTSIDRSYSSVIEEERNALKSEIDRLIFADSSSAEHYLRQYLEPQLAQKGCCNPDIWLLSDDEIFSHLRAELSIEWLARFSELDIGTLEKLFEIAAQFGDRSDLQKIIAERCENIMSDRPEPTDDEYVERKRIFWLVRAFYFIKDTCGTYWNWLKSDRDTVFSLNVRSGRFNRGENSYWPVLTANKVEAILDAFIDKWPKVHLPSHWGTGSPSEEVAYRFLTDIVWLIHSDDASEAILVLNRLLGDARFINMHNDLKSLLASKVRQQALRDFEPPSPQEIIELLDRDTVVNVEGLRKLVLQELQDFQKAIDGGEFNPADRFYDGGKRLGEVKATEVIAERLSLRLGPLGIVITSEHQMKSENRTDFTATKIIGGKRRLLVVEVKGQWHKELYTAASAQLYDRYSIHPDAEQQGIYLVIWFGGDELVANKKNTTINSAPELKTSIEQTLPPELVGLIDVFVLDVSGS
- the umuC gene encoding translesion error-prone DNA polymerase V subunit UmuC, encoding MSKQQPTFALIDCNSFYASCERVFRPDLAKVPIVVLSNNDGCVIARSYDAKPFIKMGEPYFQIKHKLKQHGIVPFSSNYALYGDMSERVMSLIEAMVPAVEVYSIDEAFADLTGIGELDALGRQIRAQVLRCTGIPVGVGIAHTKTLAKLANHTAKRLQSQTGGVVNITDPVKRDWVLRNTDVAEVWGVGRKMKLHLDAMGIKSAMDLAKADPWTLRKKFSIVIEKTARELSGTPCLELDEPDPPKQEICCSRMFGMRLTELPPIKEAVATYMMRASEKLRSQGSLCKKVRVCIRTGMFNPEEAKYANGVVVDMPYPTEDVRLLTQAAVGALERIFRPGFKYSKAEVMLLNLCQLGEYTDDLFALSQPAEATRVMTVMDLINERWGRGTLRSACVPADPDWGMRRDMMSQSYTTKLDQLWSVVCR